One segment of Candidatus Endomicrobium procryptotermitis DNA contains the following:
- the metA gene encoding homoserine O-succinyltransferase, which produces MPIKIPKDLPARKILNEENIFIMDESRAMTQDIRPLKIAILNLMPKKIETETQLLRLIGNTPLQVDIELLQTASHQSTNTPAEHLLKFYRTFGDVKNKHFDGLIITGAPVEMLEFEEVDYWQELCEIMEWSKTNAFSTFHICWGSQAALYYHYGIKKHTLDKKMFGIFLHEQTAKGHYLLDGFDDAFYAPHSRHTGIDEKAVEQDNRLLVLSRSKEAGIYIACSRDSKQFFITGHSEYDRDTLANEYFRDLEKGLQIEKPINYFLENNTKNKALIKWRAHANLLFYNWLNYFVYQRTPYDYVEKD; this is translated from the coding sequence ATGCCGATAAAAATACCTAAAGATTTGCCGGCACGTAAAATTTTAAACGAAGAAAACATATTTATTATGGATGAAAGCCGTGCAATGACGCAGGATATACGTCCTTTAAAAATAGCGATACTTAACCTGATGCCTAAAAAAATAGAAACGGAAACCCAGCTTTTGCGGCTCATAGGAAACACCCCTTTACAGGTTGACATAGAACTGCTGCAGACGGCAAGCCATCAATCGACAAACACCCCTGCCGAACATCTGCTGAAATTTTACCGCACTTTTGGCGATGTGAAAAACAAGCATTTTGACGGATTGATTATAACGGGCGCTCCTGTCGAAATGCTAGAATTCGAAGAAGTCGACTACTGGCAGGAACTTTGTGAAATTATGGAATGGTCAAAGACGAACGCTTTTTCAACTTTTCATATTTGCTGGGGATCTCAGGCGGCACTGTACTATCATTACGGAATAAAAAAACATACGCTGGATAAAAAAATGTTTGGTATTTTTCTTCATGAGCAGACTGCCAAAGGGCATTATCTTTTAGATGGGTTTGATGACGCTTTTTATGCTCCACATTCGCGTCATACCGGCATAGACGAAAAAGCCGTTGAACAAGATAACAGGCTTTTAGTTCTGAGCCGTTCAAAAGAAGCCGGAATATATATCGCCTGCAGCAGAGATTCAAAGCAATTTTTTATTACTGGACATTCTGAATATGACAGAGATACTCTTGCGAACGAATATTTCAGGGATTTGGAAAAAGGGCTGCAAATAGAAAAACCCATAAACTATTTTCTCGAAAATAATACTAAAAACAAGGCTCTTATAAAATGGAGAGCCCATGCAAACCTTTTATTTTATAATTGGCTTAACTATTTCGTATACCAGCGTACCCCGTATGACTATGTCGAGAAGGACTAA
- a CDS encoding phosphoribosylanthranilate isomerase, producing MTKIKICGLKREEDIKYANETKPDYIGFVFAGEKRKITFENAAELKTMLDKKIKSVGVFVNEKIDNIINLSAEGIIDLIQLHGGEDEAYIYRLKEKTDKPVIKAIRVKEKMHNFNTAADFALFDAYTENEYGGSGKSFDTELIKEYDHPFFIAGGINVGNVETVIKELNPFCVDLSSGVESGGVKDLNKIREIVKTVRSL from the coding sequence ATGACGAAAATTAAAATATGCGGTTTAAAAAGAGAAGAAGACATAAAATATGCCAATGAAACAAAACCGGATTACATAGGATTTGTTTTTGCCGGAGAAAAAAGGAAAATAACTTTTGAAAACGCAGCAGAACTTAAAACAATGCTTGACAAAAAGATAAAGTCCGTTGGTGTTTTTGTAAATGAAAAAATAGACAATATAATAAATCTTTCTGCTGAAGGAATAATTGATTTAATACAGCTGCACGGCGGTGAAGATGAAGCATATATTTACAGGTTGAAAGAAAAAACTGATAAACCTGTGATAAAAGCGATAAGAGTGAAAGAAAAAATGCATAATTTTAACACGGCGGCAGATTTTGCACTTTTTGATGCCTATACGGAAAATGAATACGGCGGAAGCGGAAAATCTTTTGATACAGAACTGATTAAAGAATACGACCATCCTTTTTTTATAGCTGGCGGAATAAATGTCGGAAACGTTGAAACGGTAATAAAAGAGTTAAATCCGTTCTGCGTTGATTTAAGCAGCGGAGTTGAAAGCGGCGGCGTCAAAGATTTAAATAAAATCAGGGAAATTGTCAAAACCGTAAGGAGCTTGTGA
- the trpA gene encoding tryptophan synthase subunit alpha encodes MNRVGNEISKVFDNKKALITYLTAGDPSLESSEEFIVVLAKNGADLIEIGIPFSDPIAEGEVIQNAMKRALSKKINLDDVFNMVVRIRKRTDIPLTFMTYLNPLLTYGYDNFFKKCKETGISAIIAPDMPFEEQDEVKEFADKYDITIITLIAPTSNERIENIAKSSKGFIYLISSLGVTGVRTKIATDIGWLVSKIKKVTDIPVAVGFGIASGWQAKEIVKYADGVIIGSAIVKIIAEYKENAAPKLAEYILSIRKEMEI; translated from the coding sequence ATGAATAGAGTCGGAAATGAAATTTCAAAAGTGTTTGATAATAAAAAAGCGCTGATAACATATTTAACTGCCGGTGACCCATCTCTTGAAAGCAGCGAAGAATTCATAGTTGTGCTTGCTAAGAACGGAGCCGATTTGATAGAAATAGGTATTCCTTTTTCCGACCCAATAGCTGAAGGTGAAGTTATACAAAACGCTATGAAAAGAGCGTTGTCAAAAAAAATAAATTTGGATGATGTCTTCAATATGGTCGTAAGGATAAGAAAGAGAACCGATATTCCTCTAACTTTTATGACTTATTTAAATCCGTTGCTTACATACGGCTATGATAATTTTTTTAAGAAATGTAAAGAAACAGGAATAAGTGCGATAATAGCTCCCGATATGCCTTTTGAAGAACAAGATGAAGTGAAAGAGTTTGCAGACAAATACGATATAACCATAATAACTCTTATAGCGCCGACTTCAAATGAAAGAATAGAAAATATTGCAAAATCTTCAAAAGGTTTTATATATCTTATTTCTTCATTGGGAGTTACGGGAGTAAGAACAAAGATAGCGACAGATATAGGTTGGCTGGTATCGAAAATAAAAAAAGTTACTGATATTCCGGTCGCCGTAGGTTTCGGTATAGCTTCGGGATGGCAGGCAAAAGAGATTGTAAAATATGCTGATGGAGTGATAATAGGAAGCGCAATTGTAAAAATAATTGCCGAATATAAAGAAAATGCTGCGCCGAAACTTGCCGAATATATATTATCCATAAGAAAAGAAATGGAAATTTGA
- the trpC gene encoding indole-3-glycerol phosphate synthase TrpC, protein MILDKIVAAAKVRIEKSKEKKSLEEARKEAISVSKDGNFSFEKALKKEEISFICEIKKASPSKGIISHDFRYLETAKEYEAAGADAVSVITEPDFFMGCDRYLTEIKNTVRIPVLKKDFIIDVYQIFEAKNTGADAVLLICTILSFEDLKEFMETAHALGLSCLVETHDEKEVEMALKAGAKIIGVNNRNLKTFEVDINNSAKLRKLVSQDKIFVSESGIRTKEDIDALRLHKIDAVLIGEELMKSTNVKQRLKELKSIWRKNDEN, encoded by the coding sequence ATGATATTGGATAAAATCGTTGCGGCAGCAAAAGTAAGAATTGAAAAGTCAAAAGAAAAAAAATCTCTTGAAGAGGCAAGAAAAGAGGCCATCTCGGTTTCAAAAGATGGGAATTTCTCTTTTGAAAAAGCGCTTAAAAAAGAAGAAATAAGCTTTATATGCGAAATAAAAAAAGCGTCTCCGTCAAAAGGAATTATTTCACATGATTTTAGATATTTGGAAACGGCAAAAGAGTATGAAGCAGCAGGTGCGGATGCAGTTTCTGTTATTACCGAACCTGACTTTTTTATGGGTTGCGATAGGTATCTTACGGAAATTAAAAACACTGTAAGAATACCGGTATTAAAAAAAGATTTCATAATAGACGTTTACCAGATTTTTGAAGCAAAAAATACCGGCGCCGACGCAGTACTTTTGATATGCACAATACTTAGTTTTGAAGATTTAAAAGAGTTCATGGAAACTGCTCATGCTTTGGGATTATCATGTCTTGTTGAAACGCATGATGAAAAAGAAGTTGAAATGGCGCTTAAAGCCGGTGCAAAAATAATAGGCGTTAACAACAGAAATCTTAAAACTTTCGAAGTGGATATAAATAACAGCGCAAAATTGAGAAAACTTGTATCGCAGGACAAAATATTCGTTTCAGAAAGTGGAATAAGAACAAAAGAAGATATAGATGCTCTGCGTTTGCACAAAATTGATGCTGTTTTGATAGGCGAAGAACTTATGAAAAGTACAAACGTAAAGCAAAGGCTTAAAGAATTGAAAAGCATATGGAGGAAAAATGACGAAAATTAA
- the trpB gene encoding tryptophan synthase subunit beta: protein MSKWKFGVYGGCYIPETLMNAVKELDEAYNHYKNDRDFNSELNALLNEYAGRPSRLYYAKNMTEKLGGAKIYLKREDLNHTGSHKINNVLGQTLLAKKMGKKRVIAETGAGQHGVATVTAAALLGMECEIFMGEEDIERQSLNVFRMKLLGAKVNPVKSGTKTLKDAVSETMREWSRRVEDTLYVLGSVMGPHPFPKIVRDFQSVIGKEIKEQILQKEGKFPDIVMACVGGGSNAMGTFYDFLNDKNVKLIGCEAAGKGIDTPETAATIATGRQGIFHGMKSYFCQTESGQVAPVYSISAGLDYPGIGPEHAYLHDIKRAHYVCVTDVQAVEAFEFLSLTEGIIPAVESAHAVYHAMQIAPKMKKDEIIVVTLSGRGDKDVAMIARYKGENIYE, encoded by the coding sequence ATGTCTAAATGGAAATTCGGAGTGTATGGTGGATGTTACATACCGGAAACACTTATGAATGCCGTAAAAGAGCTGGATGAAGCTTACAATCATTATAAAAACGATAGAGATTTTAATTCTGAACTAAACGCATTATTAAACGAGTATGCCGGCAGACCGTCAAGATTGTACTATGCAAAAAATATGACGGAAAAACTCGGCGGGGCAAAGATCTATCTTAAAAGGGAAGATTTGAATCACACGGGTTCCCATAAAATAAACAATGTTCTCGGACAGACGCTTCTTGCCAAAAAGATGGGTAAAAAGAGAGTGATTGCCGAAACTGGAGCAGGACAGCATGGCGTGGCAACTGTAACCGCTGCAGCTTTGCTCGGCATGGAATGTGAAATATTTATGGGTGAAGAAGATATTGAAAGACAGTCGTTAAACGTTTTCAGAATGAAACTGCTGGGTGCAAAAGTTAATCCTGTAAAAAGCGGCACAAAAACTTTAAAAGATGCAGTAAGCGAAACCATGAGAGAATGGTCACGCAGAGTTGAAGATACTCTTTATGTTTTAGGTTCAGTTATGGGACCGCACCCGTTTCCAAAAATTGTGAGAGATTTTCAAAGTGTTATAGGCAAAGAGATAAAAGAACAGATTTTGCAAAAAGAAGGAAAATTTCCCGACATTGTAATGGCATGCGTTGGCGGCGGCTCAAATGCTATGGGAACTTTTTATGATTTTTTAAACGATAAAAACGTAAAACTTATAGGCTGTGAAGCCGCGGGGAAAGGAATTGACACCCCAGAAACGGCCGCAACCATAGCAACTGGCCGTCAGGGAATATTTCACGGAATGAAATCTTATTTCTGCCAGACGGAAAGCGGACAGGTTGCCCCAGTTTATTCGATTTCTGCAGGGCTTGACTATCCAGGAATAGGACCCGAACACGCTTATCTTCATGATATAAAAAGGGCGCACTACGTTTGCGTAACAGATGTGCAGGCGGTTGAAGCTTTTGAATTTTTATCACTTACCGAAGGAATAATTCCCGCTGTGGAATCTGCGCACGCGGTTTATCATGCGATGCAGATTGCTCCGAAAATGAAAAAAGATGAAATAATTGTCGTGACTCTTTCGGGAAGGGGAGATAAAGACGTTGCCATGATAGCGAGATATAAAGGAGAAAATATATATGAATAG